One genomic region from Uloborus diversus isolate 005 chromosome 2, Udiv.v.3.1, whole genome shotgun sequence encodes:
- the LOC129216747 gene encoding histone-lysine N-methyltransferase SETMAR-like: MDAPRDEQRGVVRFLTAEGVSQHEISRRMAAVYGEHCISLATVKRWCKRFKEGRESCKDDPRPGQSHRAITPNTIAQVDELIRQERRISIDELAEHVNISHGSVHTIIHDHLGYRLLCAEWMPKILNDRQKTERFGAALTHLIRYHNEGNDFLTAIVTGDESWCHHYEPETRRQSLQWKHLNSPPPKKAKAVISTGKVLLTFFFDRQGPLLIEFAKPRETINSARYCETLDRLRVSIKNKRPGRLTNGVILLHDNARPHVADVVKTKLAKFKWETLHHPPYSPDLSPCDFHIFGQLKKHLKGTRFVSDDAVKESVSEFLKQQPKEFYENGITRLVSQWDKCLNAHGDYF; this comes from the coding sequence ATGGACGCTCCAAGAGATGAACAGCGTGGTGTGGTCAGGTTTTTGACTGCTGAAGGTGTTTCCCAACACGAAATTAGTCGCCGTATGGCTGCCGTGTACGGTGAACATTGCATTTCATTGGCCACTGTGAAGCGTTGGTGCAAACGGTTCAAAGAAGGACGTGAAAGTTGCAAAGACGATCCAAGACCGGGCCAAAGCCACCGTGCAATCACCCCCAACACAATTGCACAGGTTGATGAGCTGATTAGACAAGAACGGAGGATAAGCATCGATGAACTGGCAGAGCATGTGAACATCAGTCACGGTTCGGTTCACACCATAATTCATGACCATCTCGGTTATCGGCTCTTGTGTGCTGAATGGATGCCCAAGATTTTGAACGACCGCCAGAAGACAGAGAGGTTCGGCGCTGCCTTGACTCATCTGATCCGGTATCACAATGAGGGTAACGACTTCTTGACTGCAATTGTGACAGGGGACGAATCATGGTGCCACCACTACGAGCCTGAAACACGCCGGCAGAGCTTACAGTGGAAACATTTGAATTCGCCACCCCCAAAGAAAGCAAAGGCCGTCATCTCCACAGGTAAGGtgctgttgactttttttttcgatcgtcAGGGGCCATTACTGATCGAATTTGCTAAACCTAGAGAGACTATCAATAGTGCCCGATATTGCGAAACGCTGGATCGCCTGCGTGTCTCTATCAAGAACAAACGACCCGGAAGATTGACGAATGGGGTCATCTTGCTGCATGACAATGCCCGTCCCCACGTCGCTGATGTGGTTAAGACAAAACTGGCGAAGTTCAAGTGGGAAACGCTGCATCATCCGCCCTACAGCCCCGACCTGTCGCCTTGCGACTTTCACATTTTCGGGCAATTGAAAAAACACCTAAAGGGAACCAGATTCGTGTCGGACGATGCCGTGAAGGagtcagtttcagaatttttgaagCAGCAACCCAAGGAGTTTTATGAGAATGGAATCACGCGACTCGTTAGTCAATGGGACAAATGTTTAAATGCCCATGgtgattacttttaa